The genome window ACGAGCTGGAATGCACAGCCGCACCGCACAGAGCGCCGCTCAGGGAGCGGGTCGAGGATCTTCGGGCTGATCCTGATCGGGCTCGGCCTGTACTTCCTCGCGCGGGAGTACCTGCCCGGGGTCGACTTCGATCGGCTCTGGCCGCTGCGGCTCGTCATGCTCGGCGTGATCCTCCTGTACGGAGCGATCCGGAGCCGCCCAGCCTGAAGTATCCGACCCCGAGCCGACGCTGCTCGCGGCTGCTCGCCGAGCGGCAATGAAGTCTCGCCCGAAGAGTGCAAAGGCTGCCGCACCCAGCGAGACGACCAGGCCGATCGCCAGCTTGACGCTGTCGGCGCTGAGCAGCTGACCGCGAGGGCCCTGCGGCGGATCGGGGAACTGGAACGCGTAGTTCCACGGGGCCAGGGCGCGGGCCGCGTTGATGTACCAGTCCGGCATGGCGAGCGCGGACCCGAGCGGGAAGATGAGGAGCCCGGCGACCACGGCGAGGACCAGGAAGGCGATCGCCAGGGACCGATAGGCCCACGTCCGGAGGCCCTCGTCCACCACGTACGCCACCGCGATCATGGCGATCAGGACGGCGGTGAAATAGTGGTAGTGGAAGGTCGCCCGCTCGATCCGGGTCCAGGGCAGGTACTGGAGCACGAACGCGGCGACGAGGAGGGTGAGGGCGAGCGATCGGCGACGCCAGGCCTGCACCGCGCACCACAGGATGGCCGGGATGCCGGCCCAGAACAGGATCGGGTTGCCGCCGTTGTAGATGACCGCCATCTCGCGGTTGTCGTACGAGTGGCTGTAGAACCAGACCGGCTTCAGGTCGAGCGGCCAGCTCCACCACGGCGAGGCGGCCGGATGCCCGGCCTGCAGGCCGAAGTGGTAGCCGAACATCTGCGACTGCATCTCGTCCAGCGACCAGCCGTAGCCGGGGCCCAGCTTTTCGATCGAGATGCCGTGCCCCAGCTGGAGATACGGGATGTAGGCGACGAAGTAGATGAGCAGCGGAACCACCAGCAGGCAGGCCCCGACCCATGGCCAGGCGAAGCCAGCCATCTCGCCGGGGATGTACCAGCGCCGGTCGCTGCTCGGCTCCCGGAGGGAGCGCCACGCTCGAGCGAGGAGCAGCAGACCCGCCACCGCCAACATGATCCAGGCGGGCCAGGCGGCCTGCGCCCCGCGCGCCAGGAAGGCAAAGAGGAACTCGACCGCGCTGCGTGGCTCCCGACCCTCCACGGTCGAATAGGCGATCGCGAAGGCCAGGCCGATCCCCCCTCCCACCACCCCGATCGGTGGGAGCGCCAGGATGTCCATCGGCGAGAGCTGAATCGGCCGCCGCCAGACCAGCAGCAGCGCCACGGCAAGCGCCAGGAAGCACACCACCAGGAACGGCCACGGGGCGCCAAAGCCCGCCACGACCGTGATGAAGGCGATCCCCGCCACCAGGAAGAATCTGCCGAATTGCGATCGGGCCAGCACCAGCACCCACAGCCCGATCAGCGCGTACCAACCCACCCACTTGCTCGCCGCGGCCAGGCCGATCAGGACGCCGACCAGCGGCAGCGCCCACCAGGCGCTGCGCGCCCATCGGCCTGACCAGACCTGCCAGAAGAGCGCATAGCCGGCCAAGATGAAGGTCGCCACGAAGATGTCGTTCATCGAGATCCGGCTCATGACGTAGCTCATCCCGTCGAAGGCCACGAACAGGGCCGCCAGCACCGCGATGCGCCGGCGCGGGAAGAGGGTCGCGGCGAACAGGTAGATGATCCCGACCAGCGCGGCTCCGAATACGATCCCCGCCAGGCGCCAGGCGAAGGCATTGCTGCCCGCGTCGATCGACACCAGCCGGCTTGGTCCGCCAGCTCCCTCGTCGGTCGAGACCAGCAGCAAGCCATGGTCGTCCCCCTGGGCCTCGTCGGAGATGTCGAAGGCCATGGCCAGGGCCTCGCCCGGGAGGACGGTCGTGTCGAAGGCGGCAAAGCCGGCGCTCTGCGTGCCGCCGTTGCCAAGCGGCGAGACGGCCCATACGACCGGCTCATCCGTCCGCTCCCGCACCCCCGCGACGTAGACGATGTTGGCCACCTGCTGCCAGCCGATCGCCACCGCCGGACCTGGCAGCGGGACCGTGTCGATCAGCTGCGCGCTCTCATCGAAGACGCTGAGCCCGCCAAGGACAGGCCCGTGCTCGTCGTCAGCCGGCAGCGGGCCGAGGGGGACCCAGACCTGGAGGTTCTTGCCGCTCCCCTGCACCAGCAGCGGGCCTACCGGGGTCGAGGGAAGCGCGATCTTGCCATCCGAGCCGACGTCGGTCTCGGGTCTCAGCGTGCCGCCGTCGAGCACGATCAGTCCCGAGCCCGCCCGGTCGACCGCTACCACCCGCGGGTCGGCGACCTCGCCCGATCCCCCCGGTACGTAGCCGACTCCGGTCGCCACGAGGTCGGAGCTGGCCAGCTCGACGCCCGTCTCCCGCTCGATCTCGACGATCCCGTTGGGTCCGAGGAAGAGGATCACCGTCTCTCCGTTGGGGACCACGATCTGCGTCACCGCCGCCAGGCCGGTCTCGATCTGGGCGACGCCGGGCGGTGGACCGCGCTCGCCGAGCTGGCCCAGGAAGGCGGTCATGTCGTAGGCGGACACCGCGCCGCCCGAAGCCAGCCCCACCAGGAGCCGGTCGCCATCCTCGTCATACGCCATGCTGGCCACCGGGCCCTGGGCGCTCCAGGAAGAGACCTGCTCGCCGGTCAGCACCTCCCGCGCCGTGATCACCTCGTCTCCGGCCGTGGTGAAGACGATCGACTTCGGTCGGGTCTGCGCCGTCCGCTGCGGAGCGATGGCGATGGCCGTGGCGGGGGCCTCGAGATCGGTCCCGCCGACGACCTTGTTGGGGTCCGCCACCAAGATCCCGGCGGCGATCAGGTATTTCGCCAGCGGCGGATGAGTCCACTCATACGTGTCACGGGTCCAGCCCTCCTGCCAGTCGGCCAGCCACTCGGTCGCGGTGCGCGCGTGGTAGACCTCGTCGAAATGGGTGTGCCGCGGCAGCTCCAGGCGCCACAGCCGGAACAGGAAGGCGGCAAGGATCAGCGTCGCCAGCAGGAGCAGGTCGAGCCGGTCCAGGCGTCGCCGAGGCTCTTCGACGTAGGTCGGATCGCGGCGCAGCCCGGCGGGGAGGCGCCATCGCCGAGGCGCCGCGGCGCCCTCGGGCGTGACCGCGGGTGCAGCCACGGGCGCCGAAACGAGCGGCCCCCTTTCGGTCCGCGCGCGTTGCACCCCTCCCTCTTGCCGGACGCCCAGCGCCATCTCCGCCGCCCGGACCAGCAGCCAGGCCAGCGCGATCACGATCATCAGCGAGAGGAGGTAGATGCCGGTGTCGTTGAAGACGACCGTCGCCAGAACCGGGTCGCGCGGCATCGGCTCACGGAAGAGGCCCGGGTTCATGGGATGGTCGCCGCCGGCGAACGAGAAGTCGGTGGTGTAGAGCCAATAGACGTTCGAGAA of Chloroflexota bacterium contains these proteins:
- a CDS encoding phospholipid carrier-dependent glycosyltransferase, which codes for MTRDSVRERGARPIERGLPLDPATLVVILIVLGVLLRAVIAGPYLPFSGFRVDVGDFAIWAARMSAQGPGQFYQPGYLADYPPGYMYVLWLLGGIGELLRPVFGLSITPGLVKVPGILGDAGVAWLLFLYARRYGDGWLGSWSGERLGLVAVVIYLFNPGTIFDSAVWGQVDSVGTLVVLATLYMLARGWTEAAAAGAVLAMLVKFQFGFLIPLVAVVGIKRHLFGRSSDPDQAGRADPIRILTSLATGLGTLVLVILPFRLAIWAPADPNLSLVDRFIAASNTYKGLTINAFNLWRNPWTGLGDAYRWGCDTLPPTCADGSGIAFVIGSTPISWQLVGAGLFGIAALVALWTVARRDDPAGILVCALVLAVAFFALPTRVHERYLFPALALAAPLVARSWKWAALYFVLTLSFFSNVYWLYTTDFSFAGGDHPMNPGLFREPMPRDPVLATVVFNDTGIYLLSLMIVIALAWLLVRAAEMALGVRQEGGVQRARTERGPLVSAPVAAPAVTPEGAAAPRRWRLPAGLRRDPTYVEEPRRRLDRLDLLLLATLILAAFLFRLWRLELPRHTHFDEVYHARTATEWLADWQEGWTRDTYEWTHPPLAKYLIAAGILVADPNKVVGGTDLEAPATAIAIAPQRTAQTRPKSIVFTTAGDEVITAREVLTGEQVSSWSAQGPVASMAYDEDGDRLLVGLASGGAVSAYDMTAFLGQLGERGPPPGVAQIETGLAAVTQIVVPNGETVILFLGPNGIVEIERETGVELASSDLVATGVGYVPGGSGEVADPRVVAVDRAGSGLIVLDGGTLRPETDVGSDGKIALPSTPVGPLLVQGSGKNLQVWVPLGPLPADDEHGPVLGGLSVFDESAQLIDTVPLPGPAVAIGWQQVANIVYVAGVRERTDEPVVWAVSPLGNGGTQSAGFAAFDTTVLPGEALAMAFDISDEAQGDDHGLLLVSTDEGAGGPSRLVSIDAGSNAFAWRLAGIVFGAALVGIIYLFAATLFPRRRIAVLAALFVAFDGMSYVMSRISMNDIFVATFILAGYALFWQVWSGRWARSAWWALPLVGVLIGLAAASKWVGWYALIGLWVLVLARSQFGRFFLVAGIAFITVVAGFGAPWPFLVVCFLALAVALLLVWRRPIQLSPMDILALPPIGVVGGGIGLAFAIAYSTVEGREPRSAVEFLFAFLARGAQAAWPAWIMLAVAGLLLLARAWRSLREPSSDRRWYIPGEMAGFAWPWVGACLLVVPLLIYFVAYIPYLQLGHGISIEKLGPGYGWSLDEMQSQMFGYHFGLQAGHPAASPWWSWPLDLKPVWFYSHSYDNREMAVIYNGGNPILFWAGIPAILWCAVQAWRRRSLALTLLVAAFVLQYLPWTRIERATFHYHYFTAVLIAMIAVAYVVDEGLRTWAYRSLAIAFLVLAVVAGLLIFPLGSALAMPDWYINAARALAPWNYAFQFPDPPQGPRGQLLSADSVKLAIGLVVSLGAAAFALFGRDFIAARRAAASSVGSGSDTSGWAAPDRSVQEDHAEHDEPQRPEPIEVDPGQVLPREEVQAEPDQDQPEDPRPAP